The Exiguobacterium acetylicum genome includes a window with the following:
- the flhA gene encoding flagellar biosynthesis protein FlhA — MSISTRDLTVLLGVIMIVFMLVIPLPAIMLDFLIIINILIALMVLLVAMNAKEALEFSVFPTLLLIVTLFRLALNVSTTRAILSNGNGGEVIEAFGDFVVGGNALVGFVVFLILVLIQFLVITKGSERVSEVSARFTLDAMPGKQMAIDADLNSGMIDELQARTRRQKIQSEADFYGAMDGASKFVKGDAIAGIIIVIINLIFGMIIGVVQQGLPLTDSVELYTLLTVGDGLVSQIPALLISVATGIIVTRSTSDGNLGEDVIGQLTRTPLLVGIAAGAIFLLGLFTAIPDYVTMPIAALFGFFAWRMKQTTKTMQEEVAVEEAPSENLRSSESVISLLNVDTIEFEFGYGLIPLADEAQGGDLLDRVVMIRRQLALELGFVLPTVRIRDHLQLSPNQYRIKIRGSEMASGELLLDHYLAMSPGVDDPEIRGIDTVEPAFGMPALWIDEQTRSRAEMSGYTVVDPPSVVATHLTELLKKHAAELLGREETKQLVDHLKESHPILVEEVTPQLLSIGELQKVFVQLLKEKVSIRNLPLIFETLADYATVTKDSELLAEYVRQSLSRQITEQVMQGEVLHVVTVSSEMELDIQSAIQKTEFGNYLALDPEKATRFIETLQERAIEFERYGAHPIILASPSIRMFVRQLTERYFPDVPILSYNELMPTIEVKSIGVI, encoded by the coding sequence ATGAGTATATCAACACGAGATTTAACCGTTCTGCTAGGCGTCATCATGATCGTCTTCATGCTCGTCATTCCACTGCCTGCTATCATGCTCGATTTTTTAATCATCATCAATATCTTAATTGCTTTGATGGTATTACTCGTTGCGATGAACGCTAAAGAGGCACTAGAGTTTTCTGTCTTTCCGACACTATTACTGATCGTTACACTGTTTCGTCTGGCACTTAACGTCTCGACAACACGGGCGATTCTGTCAAACGGAAACGGTGGCGAAGTCATTGAAGCATTCGGTGACTTCGTCGTCGGCGGTAATGCTCTCGTCGGCTTCGTTGTCTTCTTGATTCTCGTTTTGATTCAGTTTCTCGTCATCACAAAGGGATCGGAACGAGTCTCAGAAGTGTCGGCACGTTTTACGCTTGATGCGATGCCCGGTAAACAGATGGCAATCGATGCCGATTTAAATTCCGGTATGATCGACGAACTCCAAGCACGGACTCGTCGTCAAAAGATTCAGTCTGAAGCAGACTTTTATGGTGCGATGGACGGGGCATCGAAGTTCGTTAAAGGAGATGCGATTGCCGGAATCATCATCGTCATCATCAACTTGATTTTCGGAATGATCATCGGTGTCGTCCAGCAAGGATTACCGCTGACGGATTCAGTCGAACTGTATACATTGCTAACAGTTGGTGATGGTCTCGTCAGTCAGATTCCTGCGCTATTGATTTCAGTTGCGACCGGTATCATCGTCACCCGTTCGACATCTGACGGAAATCTCGGTGAAGATGTCATCGGTCAATTGACACGGACACCACTCCTCGTTGGAATTGCAGCAGGAGCGATTTTCTTACTCGGATTGTTCACGGCGATTCCAGATTACGTCACGATGCCGATTGCAGCGTTGTTCGGATTCTTTGCTTGGCGGATGAAGCAGACGACGAAGACGATGCAAGAAGAAGTAGCTGTCGAAGAAGCACCAAGCGAAAACTTACGTTCAAGCGAATCAGTCATTTCCTTACTGAATGTCGATACGATTGAATTCGAATTCGGTTACGGTTTGATTCCACTCGCTGATGAAGCACAAGGGGGAGACTTACTTGATCGTGTCGTCATGATTCGAAGACAACTGGCACTTGAACTTGGATTCGTTCTACCGACCGTTCGGATTCGCGATCATCTTCAGTTATCCCCGAACCAGTATCGAATCAAGATTCGTGGAAGTGAGATGGCGAGTGGAGAGCTATTACTGGATCATTACTTGGCGATGAGCCCAGGTGTCGATGATCCAGAAATCCGCGGCATCGATACGGTCGAACCGGCATTCGGTATGCCGGCGCTCTGGATTGATGAACAGACACGGAGCCGAGCAGAAATGTCAGGCTATACGGTTGTTGATCCACCATCTGTCGTTGCGACACATTTAACGGAGCTCTTGAAGAAACATGCAGCTGAGTTACTCGGTCGAGAAGAGACGAAACAGTTGGTTGATCATTTGAAGGAATCACATCCGATTCTAGTCGAGGAAGTCACACCACAACTGTTATCCATCGGGGAACTTCAAAAAGTATTCGTGCAATTATTAAAAGAGAAAGTCTCGATTCGAAATCTACCGTTGATTTTCGAAACACTCGCGGACTATGCAACGGTGACAAAAGATAGTGAACTGCTTGCTGAGTATGTCCGTCAGTCCTTGTCGCGTCAAATTACAGAACAGGTCATGCAAGGAGAGGTATTACATGTTGTGACGGTCTCAAGTGAGATGGAACTCGACATTCAATCGGCTATTCAAAAGACGGAATTCGGTAATTATTTAGCGCTTGATCCCGAAAAAGCGACACGATTCATTGAGACGTTGCAAGAGCGAGCAATCGAATTCGAACGTTACGGGGCACATCCAATCATCCTGGCTTCTCCAAGTATCCGGATGTTCGTTCGCCAATTGACAGAGCGCTATTTCCCGGATGTTCCAATTTTGTCATATAACGAGTTGATGCCGACAATTGAAGTCAAGAGTATTGGGGTGATTTAA
- a CDS encoding chemotaxis protein CheA — protein sequence MDLNEYVGLFLDESMEHLQAINTSLLVFEERLDDEAVIDQIFRSAHTLKGMAGTMGYDAIADLTHEMESALDLVRSKKQPATAELIDVLFVAAEQLETMVEDISRGGKGKLDVTETVKRLQQFIRPNQEEVIPVTQSTASQTFECDVYSEAVVKQSIASGYQAYIVQVELSADVILKAARVYMVFDRLQQLGDVILSNPTSDELEQEHFETSFSVLFVTQQEQAVIQEAVASVSEVALVTIETFEAAPEAEVATSTLPQEVPVATPIAATTPKSESSEQTDLSAPVASKTIRVNLERIDRLMNLFEEFIIDRGRLERIAAEVSSPELTDTVERIKRGTNELQSLVLTLRMMPIEQVFNRFPRMVRSVSKDVGKHIKLHITGAETELDRTVIDEIGDPLVHLIRNAIDHGIENKAERILANKPVEGNLSLRAYHSGNRVFIEIEDDGAGINHERVTRIAIEKGLITEEEAMQLTIEEASMLLFAPGFSTAEEVTDLSGRGVGLDVVKSKIESLGGEVFVETRRGEGTIFRISLPLTLSIISAMLVELGQETYAIPLTAIIETTSLKKSAILQAHREKVFDFRGQLVPLISLNEVYGLPQHEAEAYSVVVVRSGEKLAGLIVSELIGQQEIVMKPLGSYLEGIRAISGATILGDGQVALIIDSNALLRK from the coding sequence ATGGACTTAAATGAATATGTGGGGTTGTTCCTCGATGAGTCGATGGAGCATTTACAAGCTATTAACACAAGCTTATTGGTTTTTGAAGAACGATTAGACGATGAAGCGGTCATCGATCAAATTTTCCGTTCTGCCCATACGCTAAAAGGGATGGCAGGAACGATGGGATATGATGCGATCGCTGATTTGACGCATGAGATGGAGAGCGCCCTTGATTTAGTCAGATCGAAGAAACAACCTGCTACAGCTGAGTTGATTGATGTTTTATTCGTAGCTGCTGAGCAACTTGAGACGATGGTAGAAGACATCAGCCGCGGTGGAAAAGGAAAACTCGATGTTACGGAAACCGTAAAACGGTTACAACAGTTCATTCGTCCCAATCAAGAAGAAGTCATTCCGGTTACGCAATCGACAGCATCGCAAACGTTCGAATGCGATGTCTATTCGGAAGCAGTCGTCAAACAATCGATTGCGTCAGGTTATCAAGCCTATATCGTCCAAGTCGAACTTTCAGCAGACGTCATCTTAAAAGCGGCACGTGTCTACATGGTCTTTGATCGTTTACAACAGCTAGGAGATGTCATTTTGTCGAATCCGACATCTGATGAACTGGAGCAAGAACATTTTGAGACGTCATTCTCTGTTTTATTCGTGACGCAACAAGAACAAGCAGTCATTCAAGAAGCTGTCGCTTCTGTATCGGAAGTTGCTTTGGTGACGATTGAGACGTTTGAAGCAGCACCGGAGGCGGAAGTCGCAACGTCAACGCTTCCACAGGAAGTTCCTGTAGCGACACCGATTGCTGCAACGACACCTAAATCAGAGTCATCAGAACAAACAGACTTATCTGCACCGGTTGCTTCGAAAACGATTCGTGTCAATCTGGAGCGAATCGATCGTTTGATGAATCTGTTCGAAGAGTTCATCATCGACCGCGGACGTTTGGAACGCATTGCAGCAGAAGTCAGTTCTCCTGAATTAACAGATACGGTCGAACGCATCAAACGTGGCACGAACGAATTACAATCACTCGTTTTAACGTTACGGATGATGCCGATCGAACAAGTATTCAATCGTTTCCCACGAATGGTGCGATCCGTATCGAAGGATGTTGGAAAACATATTAAATTACACATTACAGGTGCAGAGACGGAACTTGATCGTACGGTCATCGATGAGATTGGTGATCCACTCGTTCATTTAATTCGTAACGCGATTGACCATGGAATCGAAAACAAAGCAGAACGAATTTTAGCGAATAAACCGGTCGAAGGAAATCTGTCGTTGCGTGCTTATCATTCCGGAAACCGAGTCTTCATCGAGATTGAAGATGACGGAGCAGGTATCAATCATGAGCGCGTTACACGAATTGCCATTGAAAAAGGATTGATCACGGAAGAAGAAGCAATGCAATTAACGATTGAAGAAGCTTCGATGCTCTTGTTCGCCCCTGGTTTCTCAACGGCAGAAGAAGTCACTGACCTGTCTGGTCGTGGTGTTGGTCTAGACGTCGTCAAATCGAAGATTGAATCACTTGGCGGAGAAGTATTCGTTGAGACGCGGCGCGGAGAAGGAACGATTTTCCGCATCAGTTTACCGTTAACACTATCCATTATCTCAGCCATGCTCGTTGAGCTCGGACAAGAAACGTATGCGATTCCACTGACTGCTATCATCGAGACGACATCTTTAAAGAAATCAGCTATTTTACAAGCGCACCGGGAAAAAGTGTTCGATTTCCGCGGACAATTAGTTCCACTCATTTCGTTAAACGAAGTTTACGGATTGCCGCAACATGAAGCAGAAGCCTATTCGGTCGTCGTCGTCCGAAGTGGTGAAAAATTAGCAGGATTGATCGTATCCGAATTGATTGGTCAACAGGAAATCGTCATGAAACCACTCGGCAGTTATCTAGAAGGTATTCGTGCTATTTCTGGTGCGACGATTCTTGGAGATGGACAAGTCGCGTTGATCATTGACAGCAATGCACTATTACGGAAGTGA
- a CDS encoding MinD/ParA family protein has protein sequence MMREDQARVLRSKVTVKETKTIAIVSGKGGVGKTNVAVNLGVALSLQEKRVLLIDLDIGMANIGILFGKSSKSSLMECVKRRESLQHAIVEQSPSLHFIHGGSGFAELTNLTKEDVVFLLREFQFFYEYDFVLLDLGAGANHQTFDFISSADEAWLIVTPEPTSIMDGYAFVKLAHHHATDLPISVVVNRATNGGEALETFDRLALVSQQFLQKPLRFTGFLPEDPTVVKAVKAQMPFYLMDRTSDVSWRLDHITTSLTGVQVKERKFLDRLLHRLKKRKDHVR, from the coding sequence ATGATGCGAGAAGATCAAGCACGTGTCCTACGCTCAAAAGTGACGGTCAAGGAAACAAAGACGATTGCGATTGTGAGTGGAAAAGGTGGCGTCGGAAAAACGAATGTGGCGGTAAATCTTGGCGTGGCATTATCGTTACAAGAAAAACGAGTACTCTTGATTGATCTTGATATCGGGATGGCGAACATTGGTATTCTATTCGGTAAATCATCGAAGTCATCCTTGATGGAATGCGTCAAACGACGAGAATCACTCCAGCACGCAATCGTTGAACAGTCGCCATCCCTTCATTTCATTCATGGCGGGAGTGGATTTGCGGAACTGACGAATCTGACGAAGGAGGATGTCGTGTTCCTACTGCGGGAATTCCAATTTTTCTATGAGTATGATTTTGTGTTGCTCGATTTAGGAGCCGGCGCCAATCATCAGACGTTCGATTTTATCAGTAGTGCAGACGAAGCCTGGTTGATCGTCACGCCAGAGCCGACTTCAATCATGGACGGTTATGCGTTCGTCAAACTGGCACACCATCATGCGACGGATCTTCCGATTTCCGTAGTCGTCAATCGGGCGACGAATGGTGGAGAAGCACTTGAAACGTTTGATCGACTAGCGCTCGTCAGCCAACAATTTTTACAAAAGCCACTGCGCTTTACCGGTTTTTTGCCGGAAGATCCGACAGTCGTCAAAGCAGTCAAGGCACAGATGCCATTTTACTTGATGGATCGAACGAGTGACGTCAGTTGGCGACTCGATCATATCACGACGTCTCTAACAGGTGTACAAGTCAAAGAACGGAAGTTTTTAGATCGATTGTTACATCGTCTGAAAAAACGAAAAGATCATGTCCGTTAA
- a CDS encoding flagellar biosynthesis protein FlhF: MIVKKVTANSVSEAMERIKRELGNDAIILNTRHIKVGGIFGLFAKKKVELVASVDEHVSNEPIVSKQTTSRKDIVETIQPIPMRPTIVTVGERPLPKELRHYAPLLAEPALQQVSEQLHERLLTSYYQTQQTELTDLLTEEVKSALRITTSTARYIMLTGPTGVGKTTTIAKLAAHHTLIKNQRVGLITTDTYRISAIEQLKTYADILGIPIHVAYDLEDFERAKQALATCDIVLVDTAGRNFLDEAYVEQLRSRHDFEDTDVFLVLSLTAKYRDLLQIHDRFSNIPLSGIVFSKADETSELWSMFGLMTETELPIYCVTTGQEVPEDITFATADELSRMIVERGMR; the protein is encoded by the coding sequence ATGATAGTCAAAAAAGTCACGGCGAATTCCGTTAGCGAAGCCATGGAACGCATCAAACGCGAACTCGGTAACGATGCCATCATATTAAATACGCGCCACATTAAAGTGGGTGGGATTTTTGGTTTATTTGCGAAGAAAAAAGTAGAGCTTGTCGCGTCAGTTGATGAACACGTCTCGAACGAACCGATTGTCTCGAAGCAAACAACGAGTCGAAAGGACATTGTGGAAACAATCCAACCGATCCCAATGCGTCCGACAATCGTTACGGTCGGTGAACGACCGTTACCGAAAGAATTACGACATTATGCACCTTTATTGGCAGAACCAGCATTACAGCAGGTGTCGGAACAACTACATGAGCGATTACTGACTTCGTATTATCAGACGCAACAAACAGAATTAACGGATCTTTTGACGGAGGAAGTTAAGTCGGCACTACGTATAACAACGTCTACTGCACGATACATCATGCTGACAGGACCGACTGGTGTCGGAAAGACGACAACTATCGCTAAACTCGCTGCCCATCATACGCTCATTAAAAATCAACGAGTCGGTCTCATCACGACAGATACGTACCGGATCTCAGCAATCGAACAATTGAAGACATACGCAGATATATTGGGCATTCCGATTCATGTTGCGTACGACTTGGAAGATTTCGAACGAGCGAAGCAGGCGCTCGCGACCTGCGATATCGTACTTGTTGATACAGCGGGACGGAATTTTCTTGATGAAGCGTACGTAGAGCAATTACGAAGTCGTCATGACTTTGAGGATACGGACGTCTTCTTAGTCCTTAGTTTGACAGCTAAATATCGAGATTTATTACAGATCCACGATCGTTTCAGTAATATTCCCTTATCAGGGATCGTATTTTCGAAAGCGGACGAAACGAGTGAACTCTGGTCGATGTTCGGACTCATGACAGAGACGGAGTTACCCATCTATTGTGTGACGACGGGGCAAGAAGTGCCAGAAGACATCACGTTCGCTACTGCGGATGAGTTATCCCGAATGATCGTCGAGAGAGGGATGAGATGA